Proteins co-encoded in one Streptomyces sp. SLBN-31 genomic window:
- a CDS encoding TDT family transporter has protein sequence MVTAAQPVTRALPRATAVRHLGPNWYAAVMGTAIVATAGTGLPVHLPGLRTACAAVWALSLGLLLVLLSARALHWTHHRDQARAHLLDPGTAPFYGCLAMALLAVGGGALTVGRDWTGPRAALALDAVLFTAGTVVGLAAAVAVPYLMAVRQEVTPGQASPVWLLPLVAPMVSAALGPLLVPHLPPGQPRETLLLGCLALFGLSLLATLVTLPLVFARLITGGPLPLALTPTLFLVLGPLGQSTTAVGKFADFAPGVVPAPYEGGLRVLAVLYGVPVMGFALLWLVFAGAQVLRARRDGMRFAMTWWAFTFPVGTCVTGAETLARHTGLVVYDWLAAGLYAGLVVAWAVAAAHTARGLLSGELLAAPRPAPVAPAPVRARTRSGAVR, from the coding sequence ATGGTCACCGCAGCCCAGCCCGTCACCCGGGCACTCCCCCGTGCCACCGCCGTCCGTCACCTCGGACCGAACTGGTACGCCGCCGTCATGGGGACCGCGATCGTCGCCACGGCCGGAACCGGCCTCCCCGTCCACCTCCCCGGACTGCGCACCGCCTGCGCGGCCGTCTGGGCGCTCTCCCTCGGTCTGCTCCTCGTCCTCCTTTCCGCCCGCGCCCTGCACTGGACCCACCACCGCGACCAGGCCCGGGCCCACCTTCTCGACCCGGGGACCGCACCCTTCTACGGCTGCCTCGCGATGGCCCTGCTGGCCGTCGGCGGCGGTGCCCTCACCGTCGGCCGCGACTGGACCGGCCCGCGCGCCGCCCTCGCCCTCGACGCCGTGCTGTTCACCGCCGGGACGGTCGTGGGGCTGGCGGCCGCCGTCGCGGTGCCGTACCTCATGGCCGTACGACAGGAGGTGACGCCGGGGCAGGCCTCGCCGGTGTGGCTGCTGCCGCTCGTCGCGCCGATGGTGTCCGCCGCCCTCGGGCCGCTGCTCGTGCCGCACCTGCCGCCGGGGCAGCCCCGCGAGACGCTGCTGCTGGGCTGCCTGGCGCTGTTCGGGCTCAGCCTGCTGGCCACCCTGGTGACGCTGCCGCTGGTCTTCGCCCGGCTGATCACCGGCGGCCCGCTGCCCCTCGCGCTGACGCCCACGCTCTTCCTGGTGCTGGGCCCCCTGGGGCAGTCCACCACCGCCGTCGGCAAGTTCGCGGACTTCGCGCCCGGGGTCGTACCGGCCCCGTACGAGGGGGGCCTGCGGGTCCTCGCGGTGCTCTACGGCGTGCCGGTGATGGGGTTCGCGCTGCTCTGGCTGGTGTTCGCCGGTGCCCAGGTGCTGCGGGCCCGCCGCGACGGCATGCGCTTCGCGATGACCTGGTGGGCCTTCACCTTCCCCGTGGGCACCTGCGTCACCGGCGCCGAGACGTTGGCCCGGCACACCGGGCTCGTCGTCTACGACTGGCTCGCGGCCGGGCTGTACGCCGGTCTCGTCGTCGCCTGGGCCGTGGCCGCCGCGCACACCGCGCGCGGTCTGCTCAGCGGCGAGCTCCTCGCAGCGCCTCGGCCAGCACCCGTGGCGCCCGCGCCAGTGAGGGCCCGTACCAGGTCAGGTGCCGTCCGCTGA
- a CDS encoding helical backbone metal receptor — MPPRVVSLVPSLTEAIAASVPGALVAATDWCTHPAGLDVTRVGGTKNPRPDDVLALAPDLVIANEEENREDDLAALRAAGVEVLVTEVRDVPQAFRELDRVVTACGARTRPRWLDEAERTWTALPPPGQRTTAVVPVWRRPWMVLGRDTFAGDVLARLGVDHLYADHPDRYPRIPLEELRAAAPDVVVLPDEPYRFTPEDGPEAFAGLRCALVSGRHLTWYGPSLARAPRVLAEALRGARR, encoded by the coding sequence GTGCCGCCGCGCGTCGTCTCGCTCGTCCCCTCCCTGACCGAGGCGATCGCCGCCTCGGTCCCCGGCGCCCTGGTGGCCGCCACCGACTGGTGCACCCACCCCGCCGGCCTCGACGTCACCCGCGTCGGCGGTACGAAGAACCCCCGGCCGGACGATGTCCTCGCCCTCGCCCCCGACCTCGTGATCGCCAACGAGGAGGAGAACCGCGAGGACGACCTCGCCGCCCTGCGCGCGGCGGGCGTCGAGGTCCTGGTCACCGAGGTACGGGACGTGCCCCAGGCCTTCCGGGAGCTGGACCGGGTGGTGACCGCCTGCGGCGCGCGGACCCGGCCGCGCTGGCTGGACGAGGCGGAGCGGACCTGGACGGCACTGCCCCCGCCCGGGCAGCGCACCACCGCGGTCGTCCCCGTCTGGCGCCGGCCGTGGATGGTGCTCGGCCGGGACACCTTCGCGGGCGACGTACTGGCGCGGCTCGGAGTGGACCACCTGTACGCCGACCACCCCGACCGCTATCCCCGTATCCCGCTCGAAGAGCTGCGGGCGGCGGCCCCGGACGTCGTCGTCCTGCCCGACGAGCCCTACCGCTTCACACCCGAGGACGGCCCGGAGGCCTTCGCCGGACTGCGCTGCGCACTCGTCAGCGGACGGCACCTGACCTGGTACGGGCCCTCACTGGCGCGGGCGCCACGGGTGCTGGCCGAGGCGCTGCGAGGAGCTCGCCGCTGA
- a CDS encoding helix-turn-helix domain-containing protein, whose amino-acid sequence MGDHKDLKEQPLRVGAAVRRRRRSLELTLAVVAERSGLSVPFLSQIENDRARPSSTSLEKVADALRTTAVELLAAADPACSVDVVRAEGPEPTAEPRTRSLVRGHHQMHASEFTGDHDAGREFQYRNDQLMYVADGAVEIEAEGRAYRLGRGDTLYLTGGVRHRWRATVADARLIVVAVAEHVEAVQDRSR is encoded by the coding sequence ATGGGCGACCACAAAGACCTCAAGGAACAGCCCCTGCGCGTGGGTGCGGCCGTGCGGCGCAGGCGCCGGTCCCTGGAACTCACACTCGCCGTCGTGGCCGAGCGCAGCGGCCTGTCGGTGCCCTTCCTGAGCCAGATCGAGAACGACCGGGCCCGCCCCAGCAGCACGTCCCTGGAGAAGGTCGCCGACGCCCTGCGCACCACCGCGGTCGAACTCCTCGCCGCCGCCGACCCGGCGTGCAGCGTCGATGTCGTACGCGCCGAGGGCCCCGAACCCACTGCGGAGCCCCGGACGCGCTCCCTGGTCCGCGGGCACCACCAGATGCACGCCTCGGAATTCACCGGCGACCATGACGCGGGCCGCGAATTCCAGTACCGCAACGACCAGTTGATGTACGTCGCCGACGGCGCGGTGGAGATCGAGGCGGAGGGCCGCGCCTACCGCCTCGGCCGCGGCGACACCCTGTACCTCACCGGTGGGGTGCGCCACCGCTGGCGGGCGACCGTCGCGGACGCGCGCCTGATCGTCGTCGCGGTCGCCGAACACGTCGAGGCGGTCCAGGACCGGTCCCGGTAG
- a CDS encoding ABC transporter permease/substrate binding protein, with translation MPRIPLGDWVNSTVDWLLNHVSWLFDLLKTVFTGTYDGIDAVLQAPEPLLLAGIFAVLAFWLRGTLAGVLTFAGFAFIDSLELWDDAMVTLSLVLVATIIALVVSVPLGIWAARSGRVSSVVRPVLDFMQTLPAMIYLIPAILFFGTGASAGIVATLIFALAPGVRMTELGIRQVDAELVEAADAFGTTPRDTLLRVQLPLALPTVMAGVNQVIMLGLSMAAIAGMVGTGGLGGDVNEAIGQLDVGLGSEAGVAIVILAIYLDRMTGALGTHVSPLGRRAAARARAARGLKIWSYRPRPQVAMIGVVILALVAGGMGVFGGGSGGSTAVADAKDVGQGKKVTIGYVPWDDGVASTFLWKEILQERGFHVDARQFDAGPLYTSVASGDVDFMTGAWLPTTHEQYWKKYGGRLDDLGAWYGRTSLELSVPSYMKGIDSVDDLKGKAALFGGRITGIEAGAGEMALLKSKVLKEYGLDREYKVVDSSTPAMLAELKRAYSDKQPIVTTLWSPHWAYNDYKLTKLKDPKGAWGSGDGIHTVARKGFAGENPVVAKWLEDFKLDEKQLTGLEAEINKAGKGKQQDAVRAWLKKNPGVVDKLAPVRDSAAPAEARRPVNVAWFPWDEDIAVTYLWKNVLQRRGYQLNLKQMDVGPVYTGLASGDLDVNFDAWLPYAQKNYWDKSKDRLKDLGTWYRPTSLEVAVPSYVKGVKSYEDLKGKADLFGGKIIGIEPGTGEMNLLKTKVLPGYGLDEEYKVVDGSTPAMLAELKRAYAKKQPVAVVLWSPHWAYSRYDLTKLHDDRKLFGEGNTIRTVANEEFPGRYPQLTEWIKGFHMSEAELGSLESEINRAGQGHEEEAVAAWLKEHPGTADRMTPR, from the coding sequence ATGCCTAGGATCCCCCTCGGAGACTGGGTCAACAGCACCGTCGACTGGCTGCTGAACCACGTCTCCTGGCTCTTCGACCTCCTCAAGACGGTCTTCACCGGCACCTACGACGGCATCGACGCCGTCCTGCAGGCCCCCGAGCCGCTGCTCCTCGCCGGCATCTTCGCCGTGCTCGCCTTCTGGCTGCGCGGCACGCTCGCCGGCGTCCTCACCTTCGCCGGGTTCGCCTTCATCGACTCCCTCGAACTGTGGGACGACGCGATGGTGACCCTCTCGCTCGTGCTCGTCGCCACGATCATCGCGCTGGTCGTCTCGGTGCCGCTCGGCATCTGGGCCGCGCGCTCCGGCCGGGTCAGCTCCGTTGTCCGCCCGGTCCTGGACTTCATGCAGACGCTGCCCGCGATGATCTACCTCATCCCGGCCATCCTGTTCTTCGGCACCGGCGCCTCCGCGGGCATCGTCGCCACCCTCATCTTCGCGCTCGCCCCCGGCGTCCGCATGACCGAACTGGGCATCCGGCAGGTCGACGCGGAACTGGTCGAGGCGGCCGACGCGTTCGGCACCACACCCCGCGACACCCTGCTGCGCGTCCAGCTGCCGCTCGCCCTGCCCACCGTCATGGCGGGCGTCAACCAGGTGATCATGCTGGGCCTGTCCATGGCCGCCATCGCCGGCATGGTCGGCACCGGTGGCCTCGGCGGCGACGTCAACGAGGCCATCGGCCAACTCGACGTCGGCCTCGGCTCCGAGGCGGGCGTCGCCATCGTCATCCTGGCGATCTACCTGGACCGGATGACCGGCGCCCTGGGCACCCATGTCTCCCCGCTCGGCCGCCGCGCCGCCGCCAGGGCGCGCGCCGCCCGGGGCCTGAAGATCTGGTCCTACCGCCCCCGTCCCCAGGTCGCCATGATCGGCGTCGTGATCCTCGCCCTCGTCGCGGGCGGCATGGGCGTGTTCGGCGGTGGCTCCGGCGGCTCCACCGCCGTCGCCGACGCCAAGGACGTCGGCCAGGGCAAGAAGGTCACCATCGGCTACGTCCCCTGGGACGACGGCGTCGCCTCCACCTTCCTGTGGAAGGAGATCCTTCAGGAGCGCGGCTTCCACGTCGACGCCAGGCAGTTCGACGCGGGCCCGCTCTACACCTCGGTCGCCTCGGGCGACGTCGACTTCATGACGGGCGCCTGGCTGCCGACCACCCACGAGCAGTACTGGAAGAAGTACGGCGGCAGGCTCGACGACCTCGGCGCCTGGTACGGCAGGACCTCGCTGGAGCTCAGCGTGCCGTCGTACATGAAGGGCATCGACTCCGTCGACGACCTCAAGGGCAAGGCGGCACTGTTCGGCGGCAGGATCACCGGCATCGAGGCCGGCGCCGGCGAGATGGCCCTGCTCAAGAGCAAGGTCCTCAAGGAGTACGGCCTGGACCGGGAGTACAAGGTCGTCGACAGCTCCACGCCCGCCATGCTGGCCGAGCTGAAGCGGGCCTACAGCGACAAGCAGCCGATCGTCACCACGCTCTGGTCGCCGCACTGGGCGTACAACGACTACAAGCTGACCAAGCTGAAGGACCCCAAGGGCGCCTGGGGTTCCGGCGACGGCATCCACACCGTCGCCCGCAAGGGCTTCGCCGGCGAGAACCCGGTCGTCGCCAAGTGGCTGGAGGACTTCAAGCTGGACGAGAAGCAGCTCACCGGCCTGGAAGCCGAGATCAACAAGGCCGGCAAGGGCAAGCAGCAGGACGCCGTCCGCGCCTGGCTGAAGAAGAACCCGGGCGTCGTCGACAAGCTGGCGCCGGTGCGCGACAGCGCCGCGCCCGCCGAGGCCCGACGGCCCGTGAACGTCGCATGGTTCCCCTGGGACGAGGACATCGCCGTCACCTACCTGTGGAAGAACGTCCTCCAGCGACGCGGCTACCAGCTGAACCTCAAGCAGATGGACGTCGGACCCGTCTACACGGGCCTGGCCTCCGGTGACCTCGACGTCAACTTCGACGCCTGGCTGCCGTACGCGCAGAAGAACTACTGGGACAAGAGCAAGGACCGGCTCAAGGACCTCGGCACCTGGTACCGGCCGACCTCGCTGGAGGTCGCCGTGCCCTCCTACGTCAAGGGCGTGAAGTCCTACGAGGACCTCAAGGGCAAGGCGGACCTCTTCGGCGGGAAGATCATCGGGATCGAGCCGGGGACCGGCGAGATGAACCTGCTCAAGACCAAGGTGCTGCCCGGCTATGGCCTGGACGAGGAGTACAAGGTCGTCGACGGCTCCACGCCCGCGATGCTGGCCGAACTCAAGCGCGCCTACGCCAAGAAGCAGCCGGTGGCCGTCGTGCTCTGGTCGCCGCACTGGGCCTACAGCCGCTACGACCTGACCAAGCTCCACGACGACAGGAAGCTCTTCGGCGAGGGCAACACCATCCGCACCGTCGCCAACGAGGAGTTCCCCGGTCGGTACCCGCAACTCACCGAGTGGATCAAGGGGTTCCACATGAGTGAGGCCGAGCTCGGCAGCCTGGAGAGCGAGATCAACCGGGCCGGCCAGGGCCACGAGGAGGAAGCGGTCGCCGCCTGGCTGAAGGAACACCCCGGGACGGCCGACCGGATGACCCCGCGGTAG
- a CDS encoding glycine betaine/L-proline ABC transporter ATP-binding protein, with translation MSARLEAEQLYKVFGRRPDQAVERLRQGADREELRADGTTAAVIDASFTVDPGQIFVVMGLSGSGKSTLLRMLNGLLEPTAGHVRFDGQDLTALGARELREVRAHKISMVFQHFALFPHRSVLDNAAYGLAVQGVPRAERERRAGEALALCGLAGWEKSWPDELSGGMQQRVGLARALATDADLLLMDESFSALDPLIRRDMQDQLLELQRTLKKTIVFITHDLNEAMRLGDRIAVMRDGRIVQTGTAEDILVRPADDYVASFTKDVDRSRVLTASAVMDTDLRGDEADCGCESGCETATPDTPFTELCAISARLTHPVIVLDDDRRLVGVVPTRRLVGFLGDGEVPAHA, from the coding sequence GGAGCTGCGCGCCGACGGCACCACGGCCGCCGTGATCGACGCCTCCTTCACCGTGGACCCCGGCCAGATCTTCGTCGTCATGGGCCTGTCCGGCTCCGGCAAGTCCACCCTGCTGCGCATGCTCAACGGCCTGCTGGAGCCGACCGCCGGACACGTCCGCTTCGACGGCCAGGACCTGACCGCGCTGGGCGCCCGCGAACTGCGCGAGGTCCGCGCCCACAAGATCAGTATGGTCTTCCAGCACTTCGCGCTGTTCCCGCACCGCAGCGTGCTGGACAACGCCGCCTACGGCCTCGCCGTGCAGGGCGTGCCCCGCGCCGAGCGCGAGCGGCGCGCCGGCGAGGCGCTGGCCCTGTGCGGACTGGCCGGCTGGGAGAAGTCCTGGCCCGACGAGCTGTCCGGCGGCATGCAGCAGCGCGTGGGCCTGGCCCGCGCCCTCGCCACCGACGCCGACCTGCTCCTCATGGACGAGTCCTTCAGCGCCCTGGACCCGCTGATCCGCCGCGACATGCAGGACCAGCTGCTCGAGCTGCAGCGGACGCTGAAGAAGACCATCGTCTTCATCACCCACGACCTCAACGAGGCCATGCGGTTGGGCGACCGCATCGCGGTCATGCGCGACGGGCGCATCGTCCAGACCGGCACGGCCGAGGACATCCTCGTCCGGCCGGCCGACGACTACGTCGCCTCCTTCACCAAGGACGTCGACCGTTCCCGCGTCCTGACCGCGTCCGCCGTCATGGACACCGACCTGCGCGGCGACGAGGCCGACTGCGGCTGCGAGAGCGGGTGCGAGACCGCGACCCCGGACACGCCGTTCACCGAACTCTGCGCGATCAGCGCCCGCCTGACGCACCCGGTGATCGTCCTGGACGACGACCGCAGACTCGTGGGTGTGGTGCCGACCCGGCGGCTGGTCGGCTTCCTCGGCGACGGGGAGGTGCCGGCCCATGCCTAG